The following coding sequences lie in one Haladaptatus sp. DJG-WS-42 genomic window:
- the trpG gene encoding anthranilate synthase component II — translation MTDVLFVDNFDSFTYNLVEYVSTNANTTVVKNTASLAEIRAADPDAIVLSPGPGHPKNDRDVGVTRDVLQELSPEIPTLGVCLGLEAAVYEYGGEIGRAPFPVHGKASAITHDEKGVFTGLPQAFRAGRYHSLVATAVPDCLTVTARSEDDLVMGVRHEAYPLECVQFHPESVLTEHGHDVIKNFLAAI, via the coding sequence ATGACCGACGTGCTGTTCGTCGATAACTTCGACTCGTTTACCTACAATTTGGTCGAGTACGTGAGCACGAACGCGAACACCACCGTCGTGAAAAACACTGCCTCGCTCGCTGAGATTCGCGCCGCAGACCCGGACGCGATTGTCCTGAGCCCGGGGCCGGGCCATCCGAAAAACGACCGCGACGTGGGCGTGACCCGCGACGTGCTTCAGGAGCTCAGTCCAGAGATTCCGACGCTTGGGGTCTGTCTCGGTCTCGAAGCCGCGGTGTACGAGTACGGCGGCGAGATTGGGCGCGCGCCGTTCCCCGTCCACGGCAAGGCCTCTGCCATCACCCACGACGAGAAAGGTGTGTTCACAGGACTGCCACAGGCGTTTCGTGCCGGACGCTACCACTCGCTCGTGGCGACGGCTGTGCCTGACTGCCTGACGGTGACCGCGCGCTCTGAAGACGACTTGGTGATGGGCGTGCGCCACGAAGCGTATCCGCTCGAATGCGTCCAGTTCCACCCGGAGAGCGTGCTCACCGAACACGGCCACGACGTCATCAAGAACTTCCTCGCGGCGATTTAG